A single Carettochelys insculpta isolate YL-2023 chromosome 2, ASM3395843v1, whole genome shotgun sequence DNA region contains:
- the MRPL53 gene encoding large ribosomal subunit protein mL53 yields the protein MAVPKATVVLKHVKSVMVRFCPFQTHVEATRIFLEHVNSRKARASNINCVVKTDVRHDGSEPVIDIMFVDGDRLVMKGANLTAAEMLSAFNSRCTAKNLQAEEKTKKKTA from the exons ATGGCGGTGCCCAAGGCCACCGTGGTGCTCAAGCACGTGAAGAGCGTCATGGTCCGGTTCTGCCCTTTCCAGACCCACGTGGAAGCCACGCG AATATTTCTTGAACATGTAAACAGTAGAAAAGCTCGTGCCTCCAATATCAACTGTGTAGTGAAAACAGATGTAAGACACGATGGGTCTGAACCAGTTATAGACATCATGTTTG TTGATGGAGACAGATTAGTAATGAAAGGAGCCAACTtgacagcagcagaaatgttaTCAGCTTTCAACTCAAGATGCACAGCAAAAAACCTTCAGGCAGAAGAGAAAACTAAGAAGAAGACAGCTTGA